CGCGTGGCGGCGCAGATAGTCGACGGCGAAGTACTGGTACTCGCGCTCGGGCAACTCCCAGCAGCGCAGGGCGATCGCGGTGCAGTCGGCCTCGTCGGGGCGGGGCGTGCCCTCCAGGACGGTGCGGGACAGGGAGCGACGCACGGGCGTGGTGAGGCCGAGGAAGGGGGCGACGTCCTTCATGTACGCGCGCATGGGCTCGGCCCGTTCGGGGTCGGCCGCACCGCCGTAGACGGCGGTGAGCCGCTCCAGCACGGTGTCCGCAAGAGTGCTGTGCGGCAGTGAGGGAGATCCCACACCTGTGACGCTCATGAGACGAACCATACGGCGATCACACACATGGGTCGGTTAGTGTCACCGGATGCTCGATGCCACCACCCGCTCTGGGGGCACAGCCACGGCCCCTCCCCCGGCCGCCGCCACGGAGCTCGCCCTCGCCGCACCCGTCACGGTCGGTCTCGCCGCACGCTGCTCGAGAGTGCTGCTCTCGCCCTGGTCGCGGCTGTCCCTGCTCGTCGCGCTCCTCGCGGCGGCCGGGTCGACCGTGCTCCTCCTGGAGCCACAGCGGCTGCTGGCCGACGGCTGGCCACCGGAGCTCGGCGGGGCCGCGGCCGCCCTGGTGTACGCGGTGGCGTACGGGCTGTGCGCGGTGGCGTTCGTGCCGCGCCCGCTGCTGAACCTGGCCGCGGGCGCGCTCTTCGGCTCGCAACTGGGTCTCGGTGCCGCGCTGGCGGGCACGGTGCTCGGCGCCGGCATCGCCTTCACGCTGGGCCGGGTGCTGGGCCAGAGCGCCCTCCGCCCGCTGCTGCGCGGTCGCCTGCTGCAGGGCGCGGACGGGCAGCTCAGCCGTCACGGTTTCCGCTCGATGCTGGCGATCCGGCTGTTCCCCGGCGTCCCGTTCGCCGCCGCCAACTACTGCGCCGCCGTCTCGCGCATGGGCTATCTGCCGTTCCTGCTGGCGACGGCGCTCGGCTCGATCCCGAACACCGCCGCCTACGTCGTGGCAGGAGCCCGCGCGTCGACGCCGACGTCCCCGGCGTTCCTCATCGCGATGGCGGCCATCGCGGTCCCGGCACTGGTGGGAGCGGCGGTGGCCTGGCGCAAGCGCCATCATCTGCGGGCACGCTGAAAACGCCGGTCAGGGGCGCGCGCCCCAAAGGGGCGCGGGGCTGTATCGATTTGCGGCTCCGCCGCGTGGCGCGACCAGCCCCCACCGGCCCGCGGCCGCTCACACACGCTCAAGCACCATGGCGTTGGCGAGCCCACCCGCCTCGCACATCGTCTGCAGCGCATACCGCGCCCCGCGCTCCCGCATGGCGTGCACCAGCGTCGTCGTCAGTCGCGTACCGCTCGCCCCCAGCGGGTGCCCGATCGCGATGGCGCCCCCGTGCACATTGACCTTGTCGAGGTCCGCCCCGGTCTCCTGCCGCCACGCCAGCACCACGCTGGAGAACGCCTCGTTGACCTCGAACAGGTCGATGTCGTCCAGGGTGAGTGAAGCCCTCCGCAGCACCTTCTCGGTGGCCGGAATGACACCGGTGAGCATGAGCAGCGGGTCGGACCCGGTGACGGCGAAACTGTGCAGCCGGGCCAGCGGCCGCAGGCCGAGCCGGGCCGCGGTCTCGCTCGACGTGATCAGCACGGCCGACGCGCCGTCGTTGATCGGGCTCGCGTTGCCCGCCGTGACGTTCCACTCGATCTGCGGGAAGCGTTCGGCGAAGGCCGGGTCGTAGTACGCGGGCTTGAGCCCGGCGAGGATCTCGGCCGTGCTGGAGGGCCGTACGCACTCGTCGCGCGCCACACCCTCCAACGGCGCGACCTCCGCGTCGAACAGCCCCTTCTCCCAGGCATCGGCGGCCTTGAGGTGGGACGACACCGCGAACGCGTCCATCTGCTCGCGCGCGATCGACCACTTCGCCGCGATGAGTTCGGCGCTGATGCCCTGCGGGACGAGCCCCTCGGGATAGCGCTCGGCGACGCCGGGGCCGAAGGGGTCCTTGCCGGGCGGCACGTTGGACCACATCGGCACCCGGCTCATCGACTCGACGCCACAGGCGACGACGAGGTCGTAGGCGCCGGAGATGACGCCCTGGGCCGCGAAGTGCACGGCCTGCTGGGAGGAGCCGCACTGGCGGTCCACGGTGGTCGCCGGGACCGTCTCCGGGAAGCCCGCCGACAGGAGGGCGTAGCGGGTGGTGTTCATGGCCTGTTCGCCGACCTGGTCGACGGTGCCGCCGATGACGTCGTCGATGAGGGCCGGGTCGACGCCGGAGCGCTCGACGAGGGTGCGCAGGGTGTGGGCGAGGAGTTCGACGGGGTGGACGTGCGCGAGGGCACCGTTCGGCTTGCCCTTGCCTATCGGGGTGCGTACGGCTTCGACGATGACTGCGTCACGCATGGACGGCCTCCAGTACGAGGGAACCGGGCGCTACCGGTCAGTAGGAAATCCAAACTCACCATAGCCCCGTAGGTTGGAAATTCAAACCCTCTCCCGGAACCCCCCTAGAATCGGCACCATGGCCGCCACCAAACACCCGCGCCCCTGCTCCATCGCCGACACCCTGGCGCTCGTCGGCGAGAAGTACTCCCTGCTCGTCCTGCGCGAGGTCTGCCTCGGCAACCGCCGTTTCGACCAGCTGGTGCGCAACATCGGCGCCCCGCGCGACGTCCTCGCCACGCGTCTGCGCCGGCTCGTCGACGCCGGGATCCTCACCAAGAGGGCCTACAGCGAGCGGCCGCAGCGCTTCGAGTACCGGCCCACCCCGGCGGGACTCGAACTGGAGCCGGTCCTGGTCACTCTCATGGCCTGGGGCGACCGTCACCTCCGCGGGGACGGCGACCGCCCCATGGTGGTCGAGCACGTCTGCGGCAACGAACTGGCCCCGGTCGTCACCTGCGCGGCCTGCGGCGAGCACGTCCGTCACGAGGACCTCACGGCCCATCCGCAGACACCCGGCTGGACGGTCGCGGGGCCTTCGGCGGCGTAAAGGCGTGCGGACAGGTCAGCTGTGCGCGCGGCAGAACGCGCGAACCGCCCGGTTGAAGTCCTGCGGGCGCTCCAGGTTGCTGACATGCCCCGCGTCGGGCAGCACCACCAGCTCGGCGCCCGGGATCGCCGCACGGAACGCGTGGGCGACGCTCAGCGGTGAGCGCGCGTCCAGTTCGCCCCAGAGCAGCAGCGTCGGCACCGTGATCCCGGGCAGCAGGTCGTTCTGATCGGTCCCGGCCATGATCGAGAGCTGCGCCGCGAGCGTCTCCGGGCGCGCGTCCCGCGCCATGGCGTCGAGCAGCGGCACCAGCTCGCCGGGCGGGTCCCCGGCGAACAGCCCCGGCAGCGTCGGATCGAACCGTTCCCGGGGCAGCGCGAGCATCCGCTGCACCCCTTCGACGCGGGCCGCCACCTCTTCCGGGGGCAGGGAGCCCTTCCAGCCGGCGTAGGTGTCGGCCAGGACCAGCGTTCTGACGAGTGACGGGTGGCGGCGGTACAGCTCCAGCACGACCGTCCCGCCCCAGGAGAGGCCCGCGACGTGGGCCGGGCCGAGCCGCAGCCCCTCGATCAGCGCGGCGAGACAGTCGGCGTAGTCCGCGAGGCCGAAGCCGGGAGGGATGCCCGAGGACCGTCCGGACCCCGGCTCGTCCCAGGCCACGACCGTGAACTCATCGGCCAGTCCGGAGAGTTGCGGCTGCCATACGCGCGCGTAGACGGCCGCGCCGTGCACGAGGACCAGTGGTGGCCCCTGCCCGACGCGGTCGTAGGCGATTTCGAGGCCGCCCGCCTGCACCGTGGCCATGACTCCAGGCTAGGCGCGTCCGCCCACGGTGTCGCGACGGAGCAGCCGGCTCAGACTCCCTTGTAGACGTCCAGCCGTCCGCACATCCCGAACTTGCCGTACTCCGACGGCTGTTCCGCGTGTACGACGGCGTCGGCGAGGTGGGAGAGGTCGCCCTGTTCGAGGCGGTCGAGCTGCTCCCCCGTCGCCGCGGCGGCGGCCGCCGCACCGTCGCGCCAGCGTTCCCGCCACTCGGCCAGTCGCGGCCGTACGAGCGCGGCGGCCGCGCGATGGAAGTCGGCCAGCCCCTCGGGAGCCTCCCGCAGCACCCGATAGCCCTCCAGAGCGAGGTCGCGGCGGGCCCGGGCGACGCGCTCGCGTTCCTTCTCGGGCGCGTCCGCGGGGATGACGGTCGCGGCGGCGTAGGCCTCCGGGTCGGCCAGGTACTCCGGGGGCAGCGTGAGCACCGCGTCCCCCGCCTCCGGCAGCCCGCTGTTCTGCATCAGGACGGTGATGCGCAGAGCGTCCTCGTTGACCAGCCGGTGGACGGTGCCCGGCGTGAACCGGGCGACCGTGCCGGGTACGAGGGGCGTGACCTCGTACCCGGACGTCGTGAGGGTCTGCACCGAACCCCGGCCGCCGGTGACGACGTACGCCTCCGAACAGGTCAGGTGCATATGGGGGGTTCCGCCGGAGACGCCGTCGGCGGCGGGCCAGTCGTACACGCACAGTCGCGAGACGGCGACCCCGCCGGGCAGTCCCTCGAAGGCGGTCACCACGGGTGGGCCTCCAGGTACTTGGCGATCTCCTCCCGCTCCCAGGCGCCGTCGGCGACGACGACGCGGTAGCGGCGGGTGAGGGTGTCACCGGGGGCGAGTTCCAGCTCGTCGCAGAAGGCCCAGGAGGGGGCCACACCGGCCCAGGGCTCGTTGCGGACGAACCAGTGGGCCGGGTGGGCGCCTTCGGTGCCGAGGTGGTCGTTCTCCGGGGCGTGCTCGAAGACCAGGGTGGCGTGGCCGTCCGTGCCGTCGTGCTCGCCGGACAGGGCCAGCCAGGGGGCCTGCGCGCCGAGCAGGCCGGGGCCCTCGGCGTCCGGCGCGATGACGCGGCCGTCGCGGAAGGCGCGCGGGCCGCGCCAGAACAGGCCCGTGTACCCGGCGAGTTCGCGTCCGGCGGTGGTGGGGCTGCCGAAGACCAGCGGCTCGTCACGCCGGTTGGTGATGGCGCTCGTCCAGGTCAGCGCCCACGATCCGGACCGCTGGTCCACGTCGTGGATCTCGATCCGGCGCTGCTCCTCGGCCCACAGCTCGCCGCTGTACGGGTGCCAGGTCAGCCGTTCGGCGATGACGACCCGGTCGTCGTCGGCGCGGACCTCGTCGAAGCCGACGTGCGCCATCGACCCGACGCGCTCGGGGAGTTCGAGGTAGCCCTCGCCGTGCACGTACGAGTTGCCGCCCCACAGGTTGGCGCCCGACAGGTGCGAGGCGGTCAGGGACAGGCCCTTGTGCCAGCGGTGGTCGTTGGGGCGGTAGTCGGTGACGACGTCGCCGGCCAGGGTCCGCAGCGGGTGGATGTACGGCTTGGGGGCCTCCCAGGCCGCCTCCGGCCGGTAGACGTAGGCGAGCAGCTCCACGCCGGTGGCCGGGTCGGTCACGGTGATGCGGTCGCCGTGCGCGTGGACGATGCGCAGCCCGGTCATACGGGCACCTCCTCGCTGACGACGGGGGCCCAGCCGGGCGCGTTCCCGTGCATGGCCGTGTAGAACGGGTCGCCCGGGCCGATCTCGCCCGCCCGCACCGTGACGTCCGTGAACGCCGACTTGTACAGCGCGGCGATCAGTTCCAGGCTGCCACGTCCGTCGGCGCCGCTGCTGCGCGGCCGCTCCCCGGCGCGCATACTGGCGACCAGCTCGCGCAGCTGTTCCGTGTGCGAACTGGGCACATCCGCGCCGAAGTCCCGCCAGGCGGCGGCCTGCTCGTCGGGCACGCCGGGCGCCGGGGTGACGGCCCAGTTCTCGTTGCTGTGACCGTACAGATGGGTGAGTTCGACGGTCGCGCGCTCGCAGTCGATGCGGATGCGGCTGACCTCGTCGGGGCTCAGCACGCTGTTCACGACCGTGGCCAGCGCGCCGTTCTCGAAGCGGACCAGCGCGGTGGAGACGTCCTCGGTCTCCACGTCGTGGACCAGCCGCCCGGCCATGGCGCGCACCTCGCTCCACGGGCCGAGCAGGTCGAGCAGGAGATCCATCTGGTGGATGCCGTGGCCCATCGCCGGGCCGCCACCCTCGGTCTCCCAGCGGCCGCGCCAGGGCACGGCGTAGTACGCGGTGTCGCGGTACCAGGTGGTCTGGCAGTGCGCGACGAGCGGGCGGCCGAGGTCGTGTCCGTCGAGCAGGCGGCGCACATGCCGGGTGCCGGAGCCGAAGCGGTGCTGGAAGACGATGGAGGCGTACGGGCCGGCTTCCTTGCCCTCCTCCGCCTCCACGGCGTCGAAGTCGGCGAGGGTGGGCATCGGCGGTTTCTCGCACCACACCCAGGCCCCGGCGCGCAGCGCGGCGACCGTCTGGTCGCGGTGCAGGGTCGGCGGGGTGCAGATGGTGACGAGGTCGGGGCGCTGCTCGCGCAGCATGCGGTCCAGGTCGGTGTAGCCGTGCGGGACACCGCCCGCCGCGCAGAACGCCTCGACGGCCTTGGCATCGATGTCAACCGCCGCGACCACCTCGACCTCGCCCTGCTCGGCGAGGGCGCCGAGCGCGGTCAGGTGGGAGCCCCGGGCGATGGCGCCGGTACCGATGACGGCTGCCCGGATGCGGCGCCCGTCGTAGGGAGTGGTGGGTGACATGGACGCGATCAGCACTCCTCGAACGAACGGCGGACAGCGCCGACACCTGCCATCAGAGCAGCAAGCGCTTTCTCTCCGCAGCAACCTAAGCGGCGGCACCCTGGCCGGTCAACAGCCCGTACGCCCTGCTCACCGGCGCTCGGCCCGCACCCTGTGCCAGGCCTGTCATCCGAGGCCGCTAGGCTGCCCTCCACACCTGTGATCACCGCGCCCGGACGGCTCGGTGTGCCCGTAACTCCTCCCCCGATCAGCGCTTGGACTCCCTACCTTCATGTCTTGGTTTGAATCCTTCATCCTCGGACTCGTCCAGGGGCTGACCGAGTTCCTCCCCGTCTCCTCCAGTGCGCACCTGCGGCTGACCGCGGCC
Above is a window of Streptomyces sp. NBC_00490 DNA encoding:
- a CDS encoding Gfo/Idh/MocA family protein; amino-acid sequence: MSPTTPYDGRRIRAAVIGTGAIARGSHLTALGALAEQGEVEVVAAVDIDAKAVEAFCAAGGVPHGYTDLDRMLREQRPDLVTICTPPTLHRDQTVAALRAGAWVWCEKPPMPTLADFDAVEAEEGKEAGPYASIVFQHRFGSGTRHVRRLLDGHDLGRPLVAHCQTTWYRDTAYYAVPWRGRWETEGGGPAMGHGIHQMDLLLDLLGPWSEVRAMAGRLVHDVETEDVSTALVRFENGALATVVNSVLSPDEVSRIRIDCERATVELTHLYGHSNENWAVTPAPGVPDEQAAAWRDFGADVPSSHTEQLRELVASMRAGERPRSSGADGRGSLELIAALYKSAFTDVTVRAGEIGPGDPFYTAMHGNAPGWAPVVSEEVPV
- a CDS encoding cupin domain-containing protein; this translates as MVTAFEGLPGGVAVSRLCVYDWPAADGVSGGTPHMHLTCSEAYVVTGGRGSVQTLTTSGYEVTPLVPGTVARFTPGTVHRLVNEDALRITVLMQNSGLPEAGDAVLTLPPEYLADPEAYAAATVIPADAPEKERERVARARRDLALEGYRVLREAPEGLADFHRAAAALVRPRLAEWRERWRDGAAAAAAATGEQLDRLEQGDLSHLADAVVHAEQPSEYGKFGMCGRLDVYKGV
- a CDS encoding TVP38/TMEM64 family protein; amino-acid sequence: MLDATTRSGGTATAPPPAAATELALAAPVTVGLAARCSRVLLSPWSRLSLLVALLAAAGSTVLLLEPQRLLADGWPPELGGAAAALVYAVAYGLCAVAFVPRPLLNLAAGALFGSQLGLGAALAGTVLGAGIAFTLGRVLGQSALRPLLRGRLLQGADGQLSRHGFRSMLAIRLFPGVPFAAANYCAAVSRMGYLPFLLATALGSIPNTAAYVVAGARASTPTSPAFLIAMAAIAVPALVGAAVAWRKRHHLRAR
- a CDS encoding winged helix-turn-helix transcriptional regulator, which gives rise to MAATKHPRPCSIADTLALVGEKYSLLVLREVCLGNRRFDQLVRNIGAPRDVLATRLRRLVDAGILTKRAYSERPQRFEYRPTPAGLELEPVLVTLMAWGDRHLRGDGDRPMVVEHVCGNELAPVVTCAACGEHVRHEDLTAHPQTPGWTVAGPSAA
- a CDS encoding alpha/beta fold hydrolase, producing the protein MATVQAGGLEIAYDRVGQGPPLVLVHGAAVYARVWQPQLSGLADEFTVVAWDEPGSGRSSGIPPGFGLADYADCLAALIEGLRLGPAHVAGLSWGGTVVLELYRRHPSLVRTLVLADTYAGWKGSLPPEEVAARVEGVQRMLALPRERFDPTLPGLFAGDPPGELVPLLDAMARDARPETLAAQLSIMAGTDQNDLLPGITVPTLLLWGELDARSPLSVAHAFRAAIPGAELVVLPDAGHVSNLERPQDFNRAVRAFCRAHS
- a CDS encoding PmoA family protein → MTGLRIVHAHGDRITVTDPATGVELLAYVYRPEAAWEAPKPYIHPLRTLAGDVVTDYRPNDHRWHKGLSLTASHLSGANLWGGNSYVHGEGYLELPERVGSMAHVGFDEVRADDDRVVIAERLTWHPYSGELWAEEQRRIEIHDVDQRSGSWALTWTSAITNRRDEPLVFGSPTTAGRELAGYTGLFWRGPRAFRDGRVIAPDAEGPGLLGAQAPWLALSGEHDGTDGHATLVFEHAPENDHLGTEGAHPAHWFVRNEPWAGVAPSWAFCDELELAPGDTLTRRYRVVVADGAWEREEIAKYLEAHPW
- a CDS encoding thiolase family protein, producing MRDAVIVEAVRTPIGKGKPNGALAHVHPVELLAHTLRTLVERSGVDPALIDDVIGGTVDQVGEQAMNTTRYALLSAGFPETVPATTVDRQCGSSQQAVHFAAQGVISGAYDLVVACGVESMSRVPMWSNVPPGKDPFGPGVAERYPEGLVPQGISAELIAAKWSIAREQMDAFAVSSHLKAADAWEKGLFDAEVAPLEGVARDECVRPSSTAEILAGLKPAYYDPAFAERFPQIEWNVTAGNASPINDGASAVLITSSETAARLGLRPLARLHSFAVTGSDPLLMLTGVIPATEKVLRRASLTLDDIDLFEVNEAFSSVVLAWRQETGADLDKVNVHGGAIAIGHPLGASGTRLTTTLVHAMRERGARYALQTMCEAGGLANAMVLERV